From Magnolia sinica isolate HGM2019 chromosome 13, MsV1, whole genome shotgun sequence, one genomic window encodes:
- the LOC131224238 gene encoding nudix hydrolase 15, mitochondrial-like — translation MAEMVSCTCMDGECMDMSWGNQRLQSLSEQLRSYNSVGTPWPVAKQEADENDGRVVLHQSVNESTAERSHISDGDRSRERRAAVLICLFEGDQGELRVILTQRSYNLTTHPGEVALPGGKMEEGDVDDSATALRESMEEIGLDPSLVQVVALLEPFISKHLLRVIPVVGLLANKNEFKTLLNTDEVQAIFDVPLEMFLKVIHL, via the exons ATGGCTGAGATGGTTTCTTGTACGTGCATGGACGGCGAGTGCATGGACATGAGCTGGGGCAACCAAAGGCTCCAAAGCCTATCCGAGCAACTTCGATCGTACAATTCTGTGGGCACACCATGGCCTGTGGCCAAGCAAGAGGCTGACGAGAATGATGGACGGGTTGTTTTGCATCAGAGTGTCAATGAATCTACGGCTGAGAGGTCTCACATATCTGATGGTGATAGATCAAGGGAGAGGCGGGCCGCCGTTCTCATCTGCCTATTCGAAGGCGATCAAGGAGAGCTACGTGTCATCCTGACACAGCGATCATACAATCTAACCACACATCCGG GGGAAGTAGCATTGCCTGGTGGGAAGATGGAGGAAGGAGATGTAGATGACTCGGCAACCGCACTGAGAGAAAGCATGGAAGAGATCGGCTTGGATCCTTCTCTTGTTCAAGTAGTAGCATTGCTTGAACCTTTTATTTCCAAG CACCTTTTAAGGGTTATACCAGTGGTGGGTCTACTTGCAAACAAGAATGAGTTCAAGACTCTTCTAAACACTGATGAAGTACAAGCCATTTTCGACGTTCCACTGGAGATGTTTCTTAAGGTAATCCACTTataa